Proteins encoded in a region of the Euleptes europaea isolate rEulEur1 chromosome 3, rEulEur1.hap1, whole genome shotgun sequence genome:
- the OVOL3 gene encoding putative transcription factor ovo-like protein 3 codes for MPKSFLVKSRRSAQLGARDWGELSDQLRGDSYIPESSLVKNLPGPRPPRNTTTWERTFEDPQSLAQSLFHSPLDAVGKYPRSNRGRGSQLQAAFQCSVCSKRFPLQRMLSRHLKCHSSVKKHVCKYCAKGFNDTFDLKRHLRTHTGIRPYCCFVCDKAFTQRCSLESHLKKIHGIQQHYAYRERRSKLFVCEECGFTSSASDEYYGHVRQRHPTGGLLGKDFRQLAVPALPSELRVFYSSPYCR; via the exons ATGCCTAAATCCTTCCTGGTGAAAAGCCGCCGCTCGGCACAGCTAGGAGCCCGGGATTGGGGAGAACTCTCTGACCAGCTCCGTGGAGATTCATACATCCCCG AAAGCAGCCTGGTGAAAAACCTTCCAGGCCCCAGGCCTCCCAGGAACACGACCACGTGGGAGAGGACCTTTGAAGACCCCCAAAGCCTCGCCCAAAGCTTATTTCATTCTCCACTGGACGCTGTGGGAAAATATCCAAGAAGCAACAGA GGCCGGGGTTCCCAGCTGCAGGCCGCCTTCCAGTGCTCTGTCTGCAGCAAGCGGTTCCCTCTGCAACGCATGCTGAGCCGCCACCTCAAGTGCCACAGCTCTGTCAAGAAGCACGTCTGCAAATACTGTGCCAAGGGCTTCAACGACACCTTCGACCTCAAGAGGCACCTGAGAACTCACACAG GCATCCGCCCCTATTGCTGCTTCGTCTGTGACAAGGCCTTCACCCAGCGTTGCTCCTTGGAGTCCCACCTGAAGAAGATCCACGGCATCCAGCAGCACTACGCCTACCGGGAGCGCCGCTCCAAGCTCTTTGTGTGTGAGGAGTGCGGCTTCACCTCCAGCGCCAGCGACGAATACTACGGCCACGTACGCCAGCGCCACCCCACCGGCGGCCTTCTGGGCAAAGACTTCCGGCAGCTGGCAGTGCCTGCCCTTCCCAGCGAACTCCGCGTCTTCTACTCTTCTCCCTACTGCAGATGA
- the POLR2I gene encoding DNA-directed RNA polymerase II subunit RPB9: protein MESEGAYEPGFVGIRFCQECNNMLYPKEDKENRILLYACRNCDYQQEADNSCIYVNKITHEVDELTQIIADVSQDPTLPRTEDHPCQKCGHKEAVFFQSHSARAEDAMRLYYVCTAPHCGHRWTE from the exons ATGGAGTCGGAAGGGGCCTACGAGCCGGGCTTCGTGGGGATCCGTTTCTGCCAGGAATG CAACAACATGTTGTATCCCAAGGAAGACAAGGAGAACAGAATCCTTCTGTATGCG TGCCGGAACTGTGACTACCAGCAGGAAGCTGACAACAGCTGCATCTACGTCAACAAGATCACACACGAAGTCGA CGAACTGACCCAGATCATCGCCGACGTTTCCCAGGACCCAACTTTGCCCCGAACGGAGGACCATCCCTGTCAGAA GTGCGGCCACAAGGAAGCAGTATTTTTCCAGTCTCACAGTGCGAGGGCAGAG GATGCCATGCGACTGTATTACGTCTGCACAGCCCCACACTGTGGGCACCGTTGGACTGAGTAA